Genomic segment of Rhodocaloribacter litoris:
AAGGCCTCCCGAAGAAAGATCGCACGGAGATGCTACTCAGGTTAGTTGGTGACCCCATAAGTGGTCTCCAGTTTTCTGGCACGAATACTATAGCCAGCTATGACTTCTCCGGAATTACCTTTCGCAACTGCCGCTTCACCAATGTGACCTTCGCTCGCTGTGAGTTTGACAGCAATACCTCTTTCGAGAATTGCAGCTTTTCCGATGGCGTTCGTATCGTGCGCTCCAAGGGTTTTCGCAGCACTTCCATTGATGAGTCTTGCTTCTTGGACGCGGAAAGCAAGCGATGGCTGCGGGGTATTCAAGTAAGCGAGGGAGAGCGTGCCTACTCTGATGAAGACCTTCGCGCAGACATCAACAGTGTCGTGGATAAATTCATTAGTAAAGGGGGGATGACGCTGAAGACCGTGAAAGAACCTGATCTAAAAAAAGGACCTATTAGCGCGTCACCCCATCAAAAGGTAATCCTTGATGCGTTGCTCGGATCGGTGCTGGAAACGCACCACCTATCGGGCCTTTCGGCCAAAGGACTGAATGTGCGCGAAGATGCGGCCGATGCAGTCCGTTTCTATGCTGCTAACAACGTATATACAGGGCCGCTCCAAGACGTCTATGTGAAGCTTCAGAACAAGCTGACAGCTGCCTAGACGTTGGATGCTATATGAAACCGAAGGTATTTGTGAGCTCAGTAATGGAGGGGTTCGAGCCCTTCCGCAAAGCCGCGCGTACAGGCATTGAGGCTGCTGGAAGTGAGCCAATGATGGCTGAGGATTGGCCCTCGCTTGGGAATTCGCCGCGGACGGCATGTCTGGACCTCGTCGCCTCGTCCGACGCCCTCATCCTGATTATTGGCGAGCGCGGCGGGTGGACGGCTCCGTCTGGGTTGCTTGTTGTGGAGGAAGAGTGGCAGGAGGCGCAGCAGCGCAAGCTCCCCGTCCGCGTGTTCGTCCAAGAAGGCGTAACGCGGGATGCAGAGGCCGAGCGGCTGGTAGCCAAAGTGAGTGACTACGTGGCGGGCTACTTCCGCCGGACCTTTACGGACCCTGACTCGCTAGCCGCCGAAGTCCAGCAAGCCGTAAAATCTATCGAACCTTTACCCGCACATGCCATGACACCCGATGCCGATGCTCTGCGGTCTTTTGCAAGAGCGGTCGCCGATTCTCAAGCTGGTTGGGCTGCAGACGAGAAGACGCTCCGGTTTGTTCTGGCCCCAGAGCGGGCCGGTGAAGTGATTGACCCGCGACGGCTGGACGATCCAGCTTTCCACCATGCCGTAATGACGGCAGCGCAACACCCGAACCATCGTCTCATCGACTACGGTCAGCCGGTAGTGCCGCGTGTTCAGGGGACGGCCCTTGTGCTGGAGCGAATGGCACCACAGCAGAACTGGCGGGAAGCGCGGCCGGCGCGGATTGAGGTGCACGAACATGGTCTGATCCTGATTGACGCACCATTGGAGACAAAGTCTGACCTGAGCGGGACAGGGACAATTCCCTCGCATATCCTCAACGAGGATCGTCTGGAAGGAGTGCTCACGGCAGTGTTCCAGTTTGCCGGGACCATTTACGCGCAGGAAGATCCGTACCTTCGTTTCGAGCGGCTGCAGGTGGATATTGCGCTGGCAGGCGTTCACGGTGCCGTATTGGAGCGTAATCCACAGCCGCGGTCTAGCTATACTATCCCCGATGCATGGATGCAAGGGATGCACGGCCCGGCCGAACCACTCACGCCGCTCCCAGCCCCACGCGTTGTGAACCGACGCGACCTTGAGCACCCGGATGACGAAGTCTCCCGCCTGATGGCCTATCTACGCCGGGCACTTGCTTCTTAAAAGCGTGCCGCGAATGCGATGAACCCAACCCCAGGGCCATGAACGATACCCTTCCCGACATCCCACCCCCAGGCGCGTTGCTCGACGACCTGCGACGGTTGATCGACAAGACGCGCGCAGCAGTGGTCAGCACGCTCACCGCCGTGCTGACCATGCTCTACGGGCGCATCGGTTGGCCGAGCGGCACGCGGGCCGCACCGTGCGAGAGGATGAGGGGTCATGTCACAGGGCAGACCGGGTGCCGCGAGACGATCAGGTCCTGGGCCGCGTGATGCGGCCACACCTCCTGCGATAGGCCGGCGTGCCCGCCGCCGACAGGCGTGCCAGGGCCGCCGTGCCGGAGGGAAGGCCGGGCAGTGTGCGTGTGCGTAGATGCTTCAGGCAGCGACGGCCGAAGGCCTGCGGCCCCGGACGCGGGGCCAGGAAAAAAAGAAGGCCCGCCGGCAAACCCTTGCAAGGAAAACCGACAGGCCAGAGCGCGCTCCCGTTAAAAGCGCGCTGTATCAGTAAGGTAGACTCGAGCGTGGCGATTTGTCAATCAGCAGCCACGAATGAAGGCGAAATGCACAGTTTGTAGAACATTTGTAGAACGCCCCCAAAAGCCAAGGCGCTAACCCCGTAAGGATCAGCGCCTTGGCTCAAAAGGTTTGGCTCCCCGGGCAGGACTCGAACCTGCAACCCTGCGGTTAACAGCCGCATGCTCTACCATTGAGCTACCGAGGAGTGAAGCCCTGCCCCTTCCGGGCAAAGCGGACGCAAAGATAATCACGTTCGCCCCCGCCAGACAAGGGTCTTGACAGCCTTTTCAACTTTCGGCCCGGGGCCGATGTTTCGCTGCGGCTCTCACCGCTCCCACACGTTGTTCGACCGGTCCACGTCCGGCAGATAGCGCTCCGGGTCGATCTCCACCCGGGCGACCGTGCCGGGGTCGAACCGGAGCGTGGTGACGGTCTCCCCGCGCAGCCAGACGTCCACCGGGACGGTCGCTTCCGCCACGGCCCCGTCGGCATAGGTGACCCGCACCGGCGCCGGCATCGGGACGAGCCCCTGATCCCGCACGGTCACCCGGACGCCCCCGCCAGTCTCTTCGACGGCCTCCACGGCCTGGTCGAGGGTCCAGGTGGTGTAAAACATGGACGTCCAGAACCAGTCGAGGTCCTGTCCCAGCACGTCCTCGAACGTGTTGAACAGGTCGTAGGGCTGCGGGTGTTTGTACGCCCAGCGCCGGGCATATTCGCGATAGGCTTCCAGGAAACGTTCCTGCCCGACGAGCCCGCGCAGGGCGTGCAGGGTCACGGCCGGCTTGCTGTAGGAGGCGATCACGCGGGCCGGGGACCCGACGGGGTATTCGTCGGCATGCCGCATCGACTCCACCTCGCGCCCGCTGCCGGCGATGAAGTAATAGCTCTGCCGTCCGGGATCCCAGGCGTCGATGTTCCAGAAGGCGGCCACCCCCTCGTTGGTGTTGAACGATGTCAGCCCTTCGTCCATCCAGGTGTACTGCTTCTCGTCCTGCCCGACGATCATGGGAAACCACATGTGGCTGATCTCATGGTAGGTCACGCTGAAGAGCGTCTCGTCGGTGCGGTTGCCGCCGATGAGGGTAATCATGGGAAACTCCATCCCCCCGCCGATGAGCCCCTCGACGGTGGTCATGTGGGGATAGGGGTACGGCATGATCATCTCCGAGAGGTGCTCGATGGAGAAGCGGGCGAACTCGGCGGAGCGCTCCCACGACGGCGTGCCGGGACGATAGAAGGCGTGGATCTGCGCAACGTCCGCCCGGCCATCCCCGTCGCGGTCACCAACGCGGGCGGTGGCGGCGTCCCACACGTACCGGTCCGACGCGCCAAAGGCGAAGTCGCGGACGTCCTCAGCGCGGAAGTGCCAGGTGAGCATCCCCGTTGGGCTGGTGGCCGTCGACCGGCCCGCCACACGGTCGCCCTCCTCCACGACATGGATGACGGCGCCGTTCTCGTGGGTGTCGTCGAGCATCGAGAGGCGGGCCCGGGTCTGCTCGGAGAGCACGTCCTCCGGGTTCTGCAAGACGCCCGTCGCGCCGACAAGCCAGCCCTCGGGCACGGTGAGGCGGACGTCGTAGGTGCCGTAGCCCATGTAGAACTCGCCGTTGCCCATGTACGGATCCGCCTTCCACCCGTTGACGTCGTCGTAGACGGCGAACTGCGGGTACCAGTAGGCCAGGAAAAAAACCTCGCCGTCCTGCCCCATGCGCGGGGCGCCGGCTTCGGGCACCTCGAAGCTCCAGGCGAAGGCGAACGAGGCCGACGTGCCCGGCAGGATGGGCTCCGGCAGCGTCACGTACATCACGGTGCCGTCGACGACGTAACCCGGACGGCGCTCGCGCCCGGGCCGGCGCTCGATCAGCGGCCTGTCCTCATAGGCGACCGAGGCCAGGTGCATCCCACCGGTCACCTGAACAGGCCGGTTGCGAATGGCCCCCTCCCGGTGAAGGTTCTGCCGGAGATGCACGGCCACGTTCCACAGCGTGTCGGGCGACTGGTTGTGATACACCACCGTCGCCTCCCCGCGCAACTGCTTCGAATCCGGCGAGAGCGTCGCCCGGATGGTGTAATCGGCCCGGTTCGTCCAGTAGGCCGGGCCGGGCTGCCCCGTCTCGGTGCGCGTCCCCTTTTCGAGGGCCTGCTCGAACTGCGGCGTGGAGAAGACGGGAT
This window contains:
- a CDS encoding DUF4062 domain-containing protein gives rise to the protein MKPKVFVSSVMEGFEPFRKAARTGIEAAGSEPMMAEDWPSLGNSPRTACLDLVASSDALILIIGERGGWTAPSGLLVVEEEWQEAQQRKLPVRVFVQEGVTRDAEAERLVAKVSDYVAGYFRRTFTDPDSLAAEVQQAVKSIEPLPAHAMTPDADALRSFARAVADSQAGWAADEKTLRFVLAPERAGEVIDPRRLDDPAFHHAVMTAAQHPNHRLIDYGQPVVPRVQGTALVLERMAPQQNWREARPARIEVHEHGLILIDAPLETKSDLSGTGTIPSHILNEDRLEGVLTAVFQFAGTIYAQEDPYLRFERLQVDIALAGVHGAVLERNPQPRSSYTIPDAWMQGMHGPAEPLTPLPAPRVVNRRDLEHPDDEVSRLMAYLRRALAS
- a CDS encoding M1 family metallopeptidase, coding for MMEPIARWTRRMRRVVVVVLVSLPVLGPARAQAPRPVPYPVFSTPQFEQALEKGTRTETGQPGPAYWTNRADYTIRATLSPDSKQLRGEATVVYHNQSPDTLWNVAVHLRQNLHREGAIRNRPVQVTGGMHLASVAYEDRPLIERRPGRERRPGYVVDGTVMYVTLPEPILPGTSASFAFAWSFEVPEAGAPRMGQDGEVFFLAYWYPQFAVYDDVNGWKADPYMGNGEFYMGYGTYDVRLTVPEGWLVGATGVLQNPEDVLSEQTRARLSMLDDTHENGAVIHVVEEGDRVAGRSTATSPTGMLTWHFRAEDVRDFAFGASDRYVWDAATARVGDRDGDGRADVAQIHAFYRPGTPSWERSAEFARFSIEHLSEMIMPYPYPHMTTVEGLIGGGMEFPMITLIGGNRTDETLFSVTYHEISHMWFPMIVGQDEKQYTWMDEGLTSFNTNEGVAAFWNIDAWDPGRQSYYFIAGSGREVESMRHADEYPVGSPARVIASYSKPAVTLHALRGLVGQERFLEAYREYARRWAYKHPQPYDLFNTFEDVLGQDLDWFWTSMFYTTWTLDQAVEAVEETGGGVRVTVRDQGLVPMPAPVRVTYADGAVAEATVPVDVWLRGETVTTLRFDPGTVARVEIDPERYLPDVDRSNNVWER